ACGACGACGGGGCCATCGCCACCGAGGTCAGTGACCGCGATCGAGACACCGTCAGGGCGTAGCACCATGCGGTTGGTCATGCCACCTCCAGTAGCTTGATCTCGGCAGAGGCGCCGCACGTGGCCTTCCCAGCGATCAACTGAGAATCCGCTTGACGAGCGGCAGCGCATATTGCCAGTCGTCACCGTCGGGATCGACGAGATCGGCGTCCTCGAACCAGGTCACGTCTGCCTCCGGATGAGGGCCAATCAAGCCCACATTCCCATCGCCGCACCGATAATATGCGGCAGCGAGATCGCCTGTTTCATAGTGCGCATACTCCTCCGCACCATCTCTTGGCAACCGCGCACCCTCTTGAAAATAGGTCCAACGCACGGTCTCACCCCACGTGACTGCCACCACTTGATCACTGCTATCTTCCACAGGGAAGCCGGGAACACTTACCTCCCCCTCAACGGAATAATCAAGCAAACCGAAGCCCTCGCTCCCGGCGAGATATGCGCCCATGCAGATTCCGAGGTAGCTTCCACCGGCAGCAATATAGTCACGTAGCCCGCGGATGAAATCCGCAGGAAAACTCTGGGCCGCACCACTGATGTCGTCCCCACCACCTGGCTGAGCGTAGAGGGCGGCCCCAGATAGGGCACTCGCTTCGAGAGGGACCTGTTCGTGTGGGCCGATAAACGCAACGTCCAGGCCAAGCGGTGATCGAGACAGCCGCTCTGCAAGAATGTCCGAGCATCCTGCGCACCCTGCGGGGCCGCGGTACACAAGGGCGATTCGCCCGTCCGAACCCCCGTGCTCGTTCGTGCTGGTTGGTGCGCACCCGTTGACCAGCCCGGCGACCGGGATCGTCAGCAATCCCCCGAGGACCGACCGGCGCGTCCATCCAGCAGGTGGTTCGAACGTACTCATAGCTCGATCCTAGTGACCTTGCTCCACAGTTCACCGAAGCGACCGCGGACGAGCAGACGGGGCCGCCTCCTTCGCGTTGTCGATGACTGGTGGAGGTTTGACGCCCGAGTACTTCATTTCGGCGCGGAGGATTCGCGCCCACTGGTCACTGATGACGGCATCGAGGCCTGCTTCGAGAGCTTTTACCCTCGCGGCGCCCCTGTCACTCTCGCGGGCGCCCATCCCACATGGCCGACGACACGACCTTCGATCCTCGCCATGATGTGGACATCATGTGGTGCGT
This Brevibacterium ihuae DNA region includes the following protein-coding sequences:
- a CDS encoding BPL-N domain-containing protein encodes the protein MSTFEPPAGWTRRSVLGGLLTIPVAGLVNGCAPTSTNEHGGSDGRIALVYRGPAGCAGCSDILAERLSRSPLGLDVAFIGPHEQVPLEASALSGAALYAQPGGGDDISGAAQSFPADFIRGLRDYIAAGGSYLGICMGAYLAGSEGFGLLDYSVEGEVSVPGFPVEDSSDQVVAVTWGETVRWTYFQEGARLPRDGAEEYAHYETGDLAAAYYRCGDGNVGLIGPHPEADVTWFEDADLVDPDGDDWQYALPLVKRILS